A single genomic interval of Deltaproteobacteria bacterium HGW-Deltaproteobacteria-4 harbors:
- a CDS encoding mechanosensitive ion channel protein MscS, producing the protein MSFLNTVIEFINPFFPLLGTSVIIGVLLWGAHRILIARHPDLGNERLLPRQLVMLGLTLVGVIAIALALPVSVSSRNQIIALIGLVISGTFAFSSGTIFANLMAGLMLRVTKPFRTGDFIKVGEYFGRVVERGLLDTEIQTENRELVALPNTYMITTPISVTRSSGTIVSTTLSLGYDIHHSKVESLLLDAAKECGLEEPFIQILELGNYSITYKVSGMLREIKSLLTARSNLCRCVLDTLHGNRVEIMSPAFMNQRRLPDDLKVIPAATKPVPIESVSVAEEVVFDKAEKAEQLEKEKQQLLDKI; encoded by the coding sequence ATGTCATTTTTGAATACCGTTATTGAATTCATTAATCCGTTTTTTCCTCTCTTGGGAACATCCGTTATTATTGGGGTATTGCTTTGGGGCGCACATCGAATACTCATCGCCCGACACCCGGACCTCGGAAACGAGCGACTGCTTCCCCGGCAGCTTGTCATGCTAGGGTTAACTCTTGTCGGTGTGATTGCAATTGCTCTTGCACTTCCTGTCAGTGTGAGTTCCCGCAATCAGATTATCGCGCTTATCGGCTTGGTAATTTCGGGTACCTTCGCCTTTTCATCAGGCACAATCTTCGCGAACCTTATGGCCGGACTAATGCTTCGGGTAACAAAACCATTCCGTACCGGTGATTTCATCAAAGTTGGAGAATACTTCGGTCGCGTAGTCGAACGTGGATTATTGGATACAGAGATACAAACCGAGAACCGGGAATTGGTCGCCCTCCCAAACACATACATGATTACAACCCCCATTTCCGTGACCCGCAGTTCGGGCACCATTGTCTCAACAACCCTATCTTTAGGCTACGATATTCATCACTCAAAGGTCGAATCTCTGTTGCTGGATGCCGCTAAAGAATGCGGTCTTGAGGAACCGTTCATTCAAATTCTGGAACTTGGGAATTATTCAATCACCTATAAAGTAAGCGGAATGTTGAGGGAGATTAAAAGCCTTCTAACCGCTCGTTCTAATCTTTGTCGATGTGTTTTAGACACCTTGCATGGAAACAGAGTTGAAATTATGTCACCGGCATTTATGAATCAGCGGCGATTGCCAGACGATTTGAAAGTCATTCCCGCCGCGACAAAACCGGTACCCATAGAGAGCGTTTCCGTTGCTGAGGAAGTTGTGTTCGATAAGGCCGAAAAAGCAGAACAGCTTGAAAAAGAGAAACAGCAATTGCTGGATAAGATCTAG
- a CDS encoding EF-P lysine aminoacylase GenX, which yields MAGNWQLAKRRPALEARARIVQTIRAFFIDQDFLEVETPQRIPVNAPELHIDAVRSGSWFLHTSPELCMKRLLAAGYPRLFQICRVWREGERGGRHLPEFTMLEWYRSDADYLDLMDDCEALLRALVPSRVLKVRGTAIDLSPAWERLTVADAFAAYAPLSLAQALAADRFDEILTSAVEPRLGQGRPTFLYDYPAQLAALARRKANQLDLAERFELYIAGIEIANAFSELTDPDEQRQRLASDESARRALGKTPLPLPEPFLAELTHLPPSAGIALGVDRLVMLLIGAASLDAVVAFPPEEL from the coding sequence ATGGCAGGGAATTGGCAGCTGGCCAAGCGCCGTCCCGCCCTGGAAGCAAGAGCCCGGATCGTGCAAACGATCCGGGCCTTCTTTATTGATCAGGATTTTCTTGAAGTCGAGACACCGCAGCGCATTCCGGTCAATGCTCCCGAGCTCCATATCGATGCCGTGCGCAGCGGTAGCTGGTTTCTGCACACCTCCCCCGAACTCTGCATGAAGCGCCTCCTTGCCGCCGGTTATCCGCGTCTTTTCCAGATTTGCCGGGTCTGGCGCGAAGGGGAGCGAGGCGGGCGGCATCTGCCGGAATTCACCATGCTTGAATGGTACCGCAGCGATGCCGATTACCTCGATTTGATGGACGACTGCGAAGCCCTGCTGCGGGCGCTGGTGCCGTCGAGAGTTCTCAAGGTCCGAGGCACCGCGATCGACCTGTCCCCCGCGTGGGAGCGGCTCACGGTCGCCGACGCCTTTGCCGCTTATGCTCCGTTGTCATTGGCCCAAGCCCTTGCCGCCGATCGGTTTGATGAAATTCTGACCAGTGCGGTCGAACCGCGGCTCGGGCAAGGGCGACCGACCTTTCTTTATGATTACCCTGCCCAACTTGCCGCTCTCGCCCGCCGTAAGGCGAATCAACTCGACCTTGCCGAACGTTTCGAGCTCTATATTGCCGGGATCGAGATCGCCAATGCCTTCTCCGAACTGACCGACCCGGACGAGCAGCGCCAGCGCCTCGCTAGTGATGAGTCCGCCCGCCGCGCACTGGGGAAGACTCCGCTCCCTCTCCCGGAGCCATTCCTTGCCGAGCTCACCCATCTCCCCCCCTCCGCCGGCATCGCCCTCGGCGTCGACCGCCTGGTCATGCTTCTGATCGGTGCCGCTTCGCTCGATGCGGTTGTCGCCTTCCCCCCGGAAGAACTCTGA
- the efp gene encoding elongation factor P: protein MYSCSDLKKGLKLLIDGEPHIIAGFDFAKPGKGQAIYKCKLRNMITGSLFDRSYRSGDSFEPAQLEDVRMQYLYQDEAGYVFMDNKTFEQIYLSEATLGDDKLFLRDNMEVEILMFNGRAIGITLPNFVNLRVERSDPWVKGDTAAGNSKPATVEGGYTLSVPPFVEEGDVIQIDTRSGEYVTRVKE, encoded by the coding sequence ATGTACTCATGTTCCGATCTGAAAAAAGGCCTTAAGCTCCTCATCGACGGTGAACCCCACATCATCGCCGGTTTCGACTTTGCCAAACCGGGGAAGGGCCAGGCGATCTACAAGTGCAAGCTGCGCAATATGATCACCGGCTCGCTTTTCGACCGCTCCTACCGTTCGGGAGACTCCTTCGAGCCGGCCCAACTCGAAGACGTCCGCATGCAATATCTTTATCAGGACGAAGCCGGCTACGTTTTCATGGACAACAAAACTTTCGAGCAGATATATCTCTCGGAAGCGACGCTCGGCGATGACAAGCTCTTTTTGCGCGATAACATGGAGGTTGAAATCCTCATGTTCAACGGCCGAGCTATCGGCATCACCCTGCCGAACTTCGTCAATCTCCGCGTCGAGCGTTCCGACCCCTGGGTCAAGGGCGACACCGCCGCCGGCAACAGCAAGCCGGCCACCGTCGAAGGGGGTTACACTCTGAGTGTGCCGCCCTTTGTCGAAGAAGGCGATGTCATTCAGATTGACACCCGCAGCGGCGAATACGTCACCCGGGTGAAAGAATAA
- a CDS encoding metallophosphoesterase → MTFFLLSFVGIYGVMHYVVWRGVRPLLPHHPCVVPLALSWTLLMIVAPILSRLLERSGADLPARIAAWGGYLWLGFLFIAFALFALRALVSALILLFNRSIPTLALVPMDASASAIAVLGLTLLLGTYALYEASTIHIETVTIRSAALPPELNSIRIVQLSDLHLGLIHRAGTLRTVVEKIRNLQPDLLVATGDMVDARLDHLEELVPLTASLIPPLGKYAVTGNHEVYAGINDALYFLRQGGFTVLRNQRIIIQPGLSIVGVDDPATGKAQTEEVLLPVEKVGFTLLLKHRPLVNASTLGRFDLQLSGHAHRGQIFPFNLVTRLHYPQQDGLYHLASGAWLYASRGTGTWGPPMRLFSPPEITLFIVERPLSP, encoded by the coding sequence ATGACTTTTTTTCTTCTTTCGTTCGTCGGTATTTACGGAGTGATGCACTACGTGGTCTGGCGGGGTGTGCGTCCCCTCCTGCCGCACCACCCTTGCGTCGTCCCTCTGGCTCTGAGCTGGACGCTCCTAATGATTGTCGCGCCGATTCTCAGTCGCCTTTTGGAGCGCAGCGGTGCCGATCTGCCGGCACGCATCGCTGCCTGGGGTGGCTATCTCTGGCTCGGTTTCCTCTTTATCGCCTTTGCCCTCTTTGCCCTGCGCGCCCTTGTTTCCGCTCTCATCCTTCTGTTTAACCGTAGCATCCCGACCCTTGCCCTTGTTCCAATGGACGCATCGGCAAGCGCTATCGCCGTGCTGGGGTTGACCCTGCTCCTCGGCACTTATGCCCTTTACGAAGCGAGTACAATCCACATTGAAACGGTGACGATCCGCTCCGCGGCTTTACCGCCGGAGTTGAACTCCATACGCATCGTTCAACTCTCTGATCTCCATCTCGGCCTGATTCATCGCGCAGGGACGCTGCGCACGGTTGTCGAGAAGATCCGCAACCTTCAACCCGATCTCCTCGTTGCCACCGGCGATATGGTCGATGCCCGCCTTGACCATCTCGAAGAACTTGTGCCGTTGACCGCATCATTGATCCCTCCTCTCGGTAAATACGCGGTGACCGGTAATCATGAAGTCTATGCCGGGATAAATGATGCTCTCTACTTTCTCCGGCAGGGGGGATTCACGGTCCTGCGCAATCAGCGGATAATCATTCAACCAGGATTGAGTATCGTTGGTGTCGATGATCCGGCAACCGGCAAGGCGCAGACGGAAGAGGTACTTCTTCCTGTCGAAAAGGTGGGTTTCACCCTGCTGCTCAAACATCGCCCTCTGGTCAATGCCAGCACTTTGGGACGTTTCGATCTGCAACTCTCGGGGCACGCCCATCGCGGCCAGATTTTCCCCTTCAATCTTGTCACCCGACTGCATTATCCGCAGCAGGACGGCCTTTATCATCTGGCGTCCGGCGCCTGGCTTTACGCCAGTCGCGGCACCGGCACCTGGGGACCGCCGATGCGCCTCTTCTCGCCGCCGGAAATTACCCTCTTTATTGTCGAACGCCCTTTATCCCCTTGA